In the genome of Microbacterium endophyticum, one region contains:
- the ruvC gene encoding crossover junction endodeoxyribonuclease RuvC yields the protein MAGHLRVLGIDPGLTRCGVGIVDVASNRSASLVYVGVVRSAADAPIERRLATIAAGIRTAIAEHRPDVVAVERVFSQQNRSTVMGTAQASGIALLIAAESDLPAATHTPTEVKAAVTGYGGADKLQVQTMVARILRLDTLPQPADAADALALALCHAWRSGPRATTANGALTPAQRAWADAERLTRR from the coding sequence ATGGCTGGACATCTTCGCGTTCTTGGTATCGACCCGGGTCTCACCCGGTGCGGAGTCGGCATCGTGGATGTCGCCAGCAATCGTTCGGCATCCCTCGTCTATGTCGGGGTCGTTCGCTCCGCTGCGGATGCGCCCATCGAGCGGCGTCTCGCCACGATCGCGGCCGGTATCCGTACTGCGATAGCTGAACATCGTCCGGATGTCGTCGCAGTTGAGCGAGTTTTCTCGCAACAGAACCGCAGTACCGTCATGGGAACAGCTCAAGCTTCCGGAATCGCATTGCTGATCGCAGCAGAAAGCGACTTGCCCGCTGCGACTCACACACCAACGGAAGTGAAAGCAGCAGTTACCGGATACGGCGGGGCTGACAAGCTCCAGGTACAGACAATGGTGGCTCGAATACTTCGCCTAGACACTCTCCCGCAGCCGGCGGACGCGGCCGATGCGCTCGCGCTCGCGCTCTGCCACGCGTGGCGGTCTGGCCCGCGCGCAACCACTGCCAACGGAGCGCTTACTCCGGCCCAACGCGCGTGGGCAGATGCGGAGCGGCTGACACGTCGCTAA
- a CDS encoding SLC13 family permease produces the protein MGNPIAHEGRMMDAVKLTLVGVLLLAAGCVAMLSGVLLPSDVVVVADRVLPILGFVVAITVVAELSARAGIFDAVAAVLARVSRGRIWVLWVLVLMFGVVATAFLSLDTTAVLLTPIVIVLARSNGLPVLPFAMATVVIANTASLTLPVSNLTNLLATDLLARLGDVSFLTLMGAASLAAIVVSASVLGIKYRRSLAGHFTPMNATRPADILLFRLTAVVVVALLPFLVVASSPWVPASIAAGILILLFLWRRPGVIRLTLVPWSLLVFASGLFLATAAAEALGSAQIVAAIAGEGENLLDLMRLSFVSAATANLIDNLPAYLAMEPAATSAPRVGALLIGVNAGPLITPWASLATLLWYQRLSAMDVKITWRSFVLTGLVVAPLTVAASALVLFATT, from the coding sequence ATGGGAAATCCTATCGCGCACGAAGGGCGCATGATGGATGCCGTGAAACTCACCCTTGTTGGAGTGCTCCTGCTCGCGGCTGGCTGTGTGGCCATGTTGAGCGGTGTGCTCCTTCCTTCTGACGTAGTTGTGGTTGCCGACCGTGTGCTCCCCATCCTCGGTTTCGTGGTCGCAATTACGGTCGTTGCCGAACTCAGCGCACGCGCCGGCATCTTCGATGCGGTTGCAGCGGTCCTTGCCCGTGTCTCCCGTGGGCGCATCTGGGTGTTGTGGGTTCTCGTCCTGATGTTTGGCGTCGTAGCAACGGCGTTCTTGTCGCTCGACACCACGGCGGTTTTGTTGACACCGATTGTGATCGTGCTCGCTCGATCGAATGGATTGCCGGTGCTGCCGTTCGCGATGGCGACGGTTGTCATTGCAAACACCGCGTCATTGACGCTGCCGGTGTCGAACTTGACGAATCTTCTAGCAACCGACCTGCTGGCCCGGTTGGGCGATGTGTCGTTCCTCACTCTGATGGGAGCGGCATCCCTTGCAGCAATCGTCGTGAGTGCGTCGGTACTTGGAATCAAATACCGACGATCGCTTGCTGGGCATTTCACGCCGATGAATGCAACTCGGCCTGCCGACATCCTGCTCTTCCGACTGACAGCAGTTGTGGTCGTGGCGCTGCTGCCGTTTCTCGTTGTGGCGAGCAGCCCGTGGGTGCCTGCGTCGATTGCCGCGGGAATTTTGATCCTGTTGTTCTTGTGGCGTCGACCGGGCGTTATTCGCCTGACTCTTGTGCCTTGGTCGCTCCTGGTCTTCGCGTCTGGGCTCTTTCTCGCCACTGCTGCCGCAGAAGCGTTGGGCTCGGCACAGATCGTCGCAGCGATCGCCGGAGAGGGTGAGAATCTTCTCGATCTCATGCGGTTATCGTTCGTGTCCGCGGCGACAGCGAACCTCATTGACAACCTGCCCGCTTACCTCGCGATGGAGCCTGCCGCCACCAGTGCACCGCGGGTCGGTGCGCTTCTCATCGGAGTCAACGCGGGGCCGCTCATCACGCCCTGGGCGTCTCTCGCGACGCTGCTCTGGTACCAGCGCCTATCGGCGATGGACGTCAAGATCACTTGGCGTTCATTCGTGCTGACAGGCCTGGTGGTCGCGCCGCTGACGGTGGCAGCGTCTGCCCTGGTGCTCTTCGCTACAACGTAA
- the pdxT gene encoding pyridoxal 5'-phosphate synthase glutaminase subunit PdxT — MAGKPRVGVLALQGDVREHELVLTNLGADVTLVRRPAELSSVSGLVLPGGESSVIDKLARLFGMQEPIKAAIADGMPMYGTCAGLILLADRITDGIAGQQTFGGLDVTVRRNAFGSQADSFETRVAVPALGTPDMHAVFIRAPIVEALGPRAEALASLEDGRVVAVRQAHLTGTSFHPEVTGDYRFHEYFLDLVRSA; from the coding sequence GTGGCTGGTAAGCCACGCGTTGGCGTTCTCGCCCTGCAGGGAGATGTTCGTGAGCACGAACTCGTACTGACGAACCTCGGGGCCGATGTGACCCTTGTGCGGCGGCCCGCCGAGCTGTCGTCGGTTTCCGGCCTTGTGCTCCCGGGCGGCGAATCGAGCGTTATCGATAAGCTCGCGCGTCTATTCGGGATGCAGGAACCGATCAAAGCCGCAATTGCCGACGGCATGCCCATGTATGGGACGTGTGCCGGGCTCATCTTGCTTGCGGATCGGATTACCGATGGAATCGCGGGTCAGCAAACGTTCGGCGGGCTCGACGTGACGGTGCGCCGGAACGCTTTCGGGAGTCAAGCAGATTCGTTTGAAACACGCGTCGCAGTACCGGCGCTGGGTACGCCGGATATGCACGCTGTGTTCATTCGCGCTCCGATCGTCGAAGCGTTAGGGCCGCGTGCTGAAGCCCTCGCGTCACTTGAAGATGGACGCGTCGTTGCGGTTCGGCAAGCTCATCTCACGGGAACATCGTTTCACCCGGAGGTGACGGGGGACTACCGCTTTCACGAGTACTTCCTCGATCTCGTGCGTTCGGCATAG
- a CDS encoding HIT family protein encodes MAGVPDEFQRLWTPHRMVYIQAGAQAMRDECPFCAAPEKADEEGLIVRRGRTAYVLLNLFPYNSGHLLVCPYRHVATYDQATPEETAEIAALTQQGMRALRQVSRCDGFNIGMNQGQIAGAGVDEHLHQHIVPRWASDSNFFPIIAKTKALPQLLGDVREAVASAWEH; translated from the coding sequence ATGGCAGGCGTTCCAGATGAGTTTCAAAGACTCTGGACGCCGCACCGGATGGTCTACATTCAAGCTGGCGCCCAAGCAATGCGCGATGAGTGCCCGTTTTGCGCGGCCCCTGAAAAGGCCGATGAAGAGGGGCTCATTGTTCGCCGTGGTCGCACGGCCTATGTGCTCTTGAATCTTTTTCCTTACAACTCTGGGCACCTGCTGGTGTGCCCGTATCGTCACGTTGCGACGTACGACCAGGCGACGCCGGAAGAAACCGCTGAGATTGCCGCTCTAACGCAGCAAGGAATGCGTGCTTTGCGGCAGGTGTCGCGGTGTGACGGCTTCAACATCGGCATGAACCAGGGGCAGATCGCAGGCGCGGGTGTCGACGAACATCTTCACCAGCACATCGTGCCGCGCTGGGCCTCCGACTCCAACTTCTTCCCGATCATTGCGAAGACCAAAGCGCTGCCTCAACTTCTCGGCGATGTTCGCGAAGCTGTCGCGTCAGCCTGGGAGCACTAG
- a CDS encoding ammonium transporter: MDSGNLAWSVAATALVLFMTPGVAFFYGGLVKAKSVVSMMMMSFGALGLVSVLWILYGFNMSAVESTWAFAGNPFSDFGLTNLDDNGLVGATFGATFAIITVALISGAIADRAKFGAWMIFAGIWSTVVYFPVAAWVWGGGWIMGLGETFGFSTSVIDYAGGTAVHINAGAAALALALVLGKRIGFQKGIQKPHNVPLVMLGAAILWFGWFGFNAGAEGTFGLLGTEDSSVGLIIVNTLGATAAAIIGWLIVEKLKDGKATSVGAASGAVAGLVAITPACANLAPGWALLLGVLTGAVCALAVELKWKLGYDDSLDVVGIHLVGGIIGTVYLGFFATETGLFLGGGAEQLILQVIAALGVLIYSFVVAFIIGFAIDKTIGFRIKNEDELAGVDTSVHGEEGYALAE; this comes from the coding sequence ATGGATAGCGGAAATCTCGCCTGGTCCGTCGCTGCGACGGCGCTGGTGCTTTTCATGACGCCCGGTGTGGCCTTCTTTTACGGAGGCCTAGTCAAAGCCAAGAGCGTCGTCAGCATGATGATGATGAGCTTCGGAGCTTTGGGCCTCGTCAGCGTTTTGTGGATCCTTTACGGATTCAACATGAGCGCTGTCGAGAGCACTTGGGCGTTTGCAGGCAACCCCTTCTCAGACTTCGGTCTGACTAACCTCGACGACAACGGCTTGGTCGGTGCCACATTCGGCGCGACCTTCGCCATCATCACCGTTGCGCTGATCTCTGGCGCGATCGCTGACCGCGCAAAGTTCGGTGCGTGGATGATCTTCGCCGGCATTTGGTCGACGGTCGTCTACTTCCCGGTCGCCGCATGGGTCTGGGGCGGTGGCTGGATCATGGGTCTCGGTGAGACCTTCGGATTCTCGACCAGCGTTATTGACTACGCCGGTGGTACCGCAGTTCACATCAACGCTGGTGCCGCGGCGCTCGCGCTTGCCCTGGTGCTCGGAAAGCGCATTGGCTTCCAGAAGGGCATCCAGAAGCCCCACAACGTGCCGCTCGTCATGCTCGGTGCTGCGATCCTGTGGTTCGGCTGGTTCGGCTTCAACGCCGGCGCCGAGGGTACCTTTGGCCTCCTGGGCACGGAAGACTCATCGGTCGGACTCATCATCGTCAACACGCTGGGTGCAACCGCTGCAGCCATCATCGGTTGGTTGATCGTTGAAAAACTCAAGGACGGCAAGGCGACGTCGGTTGGCGCTGCATCCGGTGCTGTTGCCGGTCTGGTTGCCATCACCCCCGCGTGTGCAAACCTGGCGCCCGGTTGGGCACTACTGCTCGGTGTCCTCACCGGTGCCGTTTGTGCTCTCGCTGTTGAGCTCAAGTGGAAGCTCGGCTACGACGACTCTCTCGACGTCGTGGGCATCCACCTCGTCGGTGGCATCATCGGAACCGTCTACCTCGGCTTCTTCGCGACCGAGACCGGCCTGTTCCTCGGCGGCGGTGCAGAGCAGCTGATCCTCCAGGTCATCGCGGCTCTCGGTGTGCTGATCTACTCGTTCGTTGTTGCCTTCATCATCGGCTTCGCGATCGACAAGACGATCGGCTTCCGCATCAAGAACGAAGACGAGCTCGCTGGCGTCGACACTTCGGTGCACGGCGAAGAGGGCTACGCTCTCGCAGAGTAA
- the thrS gene encoding threonine--tRNA ligase has translation MTDPVVPADIVFPTDGFTLFPDRNVVAIRIDGELKDLATTIDAQDNAEAVTIESPEGLSILRHSAAHVLAQAVQRINPQANLGIGPPVTDGFYYDFGVNEAFTPEDIKAIDKEMQRIVRENQHFVRRVVTDDEARAELAAEPFKLELIGLKGGKKEAAEGASVEVGAGELTIYDNVNPKTRETIWKDLCRGPHVPSTRMLGNGWALTRIAGAYWRGSEKNPQLQRIYGTAWPSKDELRAYQDRLAEAAKRDHRKLGKELDLFSFPDEIGSGLSVWHPKGGIVRQEMEQHALHRHRAAGYTYVYTPHIAKEDLFLQSNHLVTYREGMFPPIRMDEERDEAGEVTKAGHDYYLKPMNCPMHILIFKERARSYRDLPMRLAENGTVYRNELSGALHGLTRVRGFTQDDSHLFVRPDQLEEETARVLDFVISMLRDFGLSDFELELSMRDDEKSKWIGTDEFWEDSTNALRKVAKASGLKLTEVPGEAAFYGPKIDLKTKDAIGRTWQLSTVQVDPNLPERFELEYTDRDGQKKRPIMIHRALFGSIERFFAILLEHYAGAFPVWLSPVQVMGIPVAEEFGDYLSDIIGRLQIEGVRAEVDHSDDRMQKKIRTHTTQKVPLQLIAGEQDRAAGTVSFRFRDGTQTNGVPVDEAISRIRAAIDGKLLINTAEDFA, from the coding sequence TTGACCGACCCCGTTGTGCCCGCAGATATCGTCTTTCCCACCGACGGTTTCACCCTCTTCCCGGATCGCAACGTCGTTGCCATCCGCATCGATGGGGAGCTGAAAGACCTCGCGACGACGATTGACGCGCAAGACAACGCCGAGGCTGTCACTATCGAGAGTCCGGAAGGTCTCAGCATCCTGCGCCACTCGGCCGCACACGTGCTGGCCCAGGCGGTGCAAAGGATCAACCCGCAGGCAAACTTGGGTATCGGACCCCCCGTGACCGACGGGTTCTACTACGACTTCGGTGTGAACGAAGCCTTCACCCCAGAAGACATCAAGGCCATCGACAAAGAGATGCAGCGCATCGTTCGCGAGAATCAGCATTTCGTGCGTCGAGTGGTCACTGACGACGAGGCACGCGCTGAGCTTGCGGCAGAACCGTTCAAGCTCGAGTTGATCGGCCTCAAGGGTGGCAAGAAAGAAGCCGCCGAGGGCGCGTCCGTCGAAGTTGGGGCGGGCGAACTCACGATTTACGACAACGTCAACCCGAAGACGCGGGAGACGATCTGGAAAGACCTCTGCCGCGGCCCGCACGTCCCCAGCACAAGAATGCTCGGCAACGGGTGGGCGCTGACTCGCATCGCAGGAGCGTACTGGCGGGGGAGCGAAAAGAACCCTCAGCTGCAGCGCATCTACGGTACAGCTTGGCCCTCCAAAGATGAGCTGCGCGCATATCAGGACCGCCTCGCTGAAGCGGCAAAACGCGACCACCGCAAGCTCGGCAAGGAGCTGGATCTGTTCTCGTTCCCCGACGAGATCGGCTCTGGCCTCTCGGTGTGGCACCCCAAGGGCGGCATAGTTCGCCAGGAGATGGAGCAGCACGCACTGCACCGTCACCGCGCTGCTGGTTACACCTACGTGTACACGCCGCACATCGCTAAAGAAGACCTCTTCTTGCAGTCGAACCACCTCGTCACCTACCGGGAGGGAATGTTCCCGCCCATCCGGATGGATGAAGAGCGTGACGAGGCCGGTGAAGTGACAAAGGCCGGGCACGACTACTACCTCAAGCCGATGAATTGCCCGATGCACATCCTGATCTTCAAGGAACGTGCCCGCAGCTATCGTGACCTTCCGATGCGTCTCGCCGAGAACGGCACCGTCTACCGCAACGAGCTCTCAGGAGCCCTTCACGGCCTCACCCGCGTTCGAGGCTTCACTCAAGACGACTCACACCTATTCGTGCGACCCGATCAGCTCGAAGAAGAGACCGCGCGAGTTCTCGATTTCGTGATCTCGATGCTCCGCGACTTCGGGCTGAGCGATTTCGAACTTGAGCTTTCGATGCGGGACGACGAAAAGTCGAAGTGGATCGGAACTGACGAGTTCTGGGAAGACTCGACGAACGCTCTCCGCAAGGTAGCGAAAGCCAGCGGCTTGAAGCTCACCGAAGTCCCGGGCGAAGCTGCGTTCTATGGCCCCAAGATCGACTTGAAAACGAAGGATGCCATCGGCCGCACCTGGCAGCTCTCCACCGTGCAGGTTGACCCTAACCTTCCAGAACGCTTCGAGCTTGAGTACACAGATCGTGACGGGCAGAAGAAGCGCCCGATCATGATTCACCGTGCACTATTTGGCTCAATTGAGCGCTTCTTCGCGATCCTGCTCGAGCACTACGCCGGCGCTTTCCCGGTTTGGCTGAGCCCGGTCCAGGTCATGGGTATTCCGGTAGCCGAAGAATTCGGCGACTACCTCAGCGACATCATCGGACGCCTGCAAATCGAAGGCGTACGCGCGGAGGTCGATCACAGCGATGACCGGATGCAGAAGAAGATCCGCACCCACACGACGCAGAAAGTGCCGCTGCAGTTGATTGCGGGGGAACAGGATCGTGCCGCCGGCACTGTCTCGTTCCGATTCCGCGACGGAACTCAGACGAACGGGGTACCGGTCGACGAAGCAATCTCACGCATCCGTGCGGCGATCGATGGAAAGCTCCTTATCAACACCGCTGAGGACTTTGCGTGA
- a CDS encoding YoaK family protein, which translates to MVRQLSGRSLISASLLSLCAGYVDGFAFVYLGGYFVSFMSGNTTRASVDLAGSSWGAAGIAFALIGAFVAGAMAGTLILRGHVRDQKRILGFVVLIVAFAATSATFDLRWVSGILLALAMGALNTVFTRDGEISFGVTYMTGALVKLGQGLVAAARGGSRTAWVRHFIMWVSIAVGAALGALSFAVIQNIALWVIVAVLGAIYVIPPKPELPSGA; encoded by the coding sequence GTGGTTCGGCAACTGAGCGGTAGAAGCCTGATTTCTGCCTCACTCTTGTCGCTGTGCGCGGGCTACGTCGATGGCTTCGCGTTTGTCTATCTCGGCGGCTATTTCGTGTCATTCATGAGTGGAAACACCACCCGAGCGAGCGTCGATCTCGCCGGTAGCTCGTGGGGAGCTGCCGGAATCGCATTCGCTTTGATCGGCGCCTTCGTCGCTGGCGCGATGGCCGGAACGCTCATCCTGCGTGGCCACGTCCGTGACCAAAAGCGAATCCTCGGCTTCGTCGTCTTGATAGTTGCATTCGCGGCGACTTCCGCGACGTTTGATCTCCGCTGGGTTTCCGGCATCCTGCTGGCGCTCGCAATGGGCGCACTCAATACCGTCTTTACGCGAGACGGCGAGATATCTTTCGGCGTCACATACATGACAGGCGCTCTCGTGAAGCTGGGGCAGGGCCTCGTTGCAGCAGCCAGGGGCGGGAGTCGCACCGCGTGGGTTCGTCACTTCATCATGTGGGTGTCTATCGCCGTAGGAGCAGCCCTGGGCGCATTGAGCTTCGCAGTGATTCAGAACATCGCACTGTGGGTGATTGTTGCTGTGCTGGGTGCGATCTACGTCATCCCACCCAAACCCGAGTTGCCATCGGGCGCCTAA
- a CDS encoding YebC/PmpR family DNA-binding transcriptional regulator, with protein sequence MSGHSKWATTKHKKAVIDGRRAKSFAKLIKNIEVAAKLGGADLTGNPTLYDAVQKAKKTSVPNDNIDRAIKRGAGISGESIEYVTIMYEGYGPNGVALLIECLTDNKNRAAAEVRTTLSRNGGTLADPGSVAYNFSRKGVIVVSGEGTTEDDVMLAALEAGAEEVEPHAQGFEVIADASDLVSVRVALQAAGLDYESADVEFVPSLKVEVDADTARKVFRLIDALEDSDDVQNIFSNFDLTPEVQAELENDEE encoded by the coding sequence ATGTCCGGACATTCCAAGTGGGCAACGACCAAACACAAGAAGGCCGTCATCGACGGGCGCCGTGCGAAGTCGTTCGCGAAGCTGATTAAGAACATTGAAGTCGCCGCCAAGCTTGGTGGAGCAGACCTGACCGGCAACCCCACGCTGTACGACGCGGTACAGAAGGCGAAAAAGACCTCGGTCCCTAACGACAACATTGACCGCGCCATCAAACGAGGCGCTGGCATCTCGGGCGAGTCGATCGAATACGTCACGATCATGTACGAAGGCTACGGCCCCAATGGCGTCGCTCTTCTCATCGAGTGCCTCACTGATAACAAAAATCGTGCCGCAGCTGAGGTACGCACAACACTTTCGCGCAACGGCGGGACACTGGCGGACCCAGGCTCAGTCGCGTACAACTTCTCACGCAAGGGTGTCATCGTCGTCTCAGGCGAGGGCACGACCGAAGACGATGTCATGCTTGCCGCGCTCGAAGCGGGCGCTGAAGAAGTGGAACCACACGCGCAGGGATTCGAAGTCATCGCTGATGCATCCGATCTCGTGAGCGTTCGTGTTGCACTGCAGGCAGCTGGGCTCGACTACGAGTCAGCTGATGTCGAATTCGTACCCAGTTTGAAGGTGGAGGTAGATGCCGACACCGCGCGCAAGGTGTTCCGACTGATCGACGCGCTCGAAGACAGCGACGATGTGCAGAACATCTTCAGCAATTTTGACCTCACGCCGGAAGTGCAGGCTGAGCTCGAGAACGACGAGGAATAG
- the pdxY gene encoding pyridoxal kinase PdxY gives MKILSIQSAVAYGHVGNSAAVFPLQRIGVEVLPVYTVNFSNHTGYGSWRGPLISPDDVREVITGIEERGVLSEIDVVLSGYQGGEGIGEVIIDAVARVKAANPTAIYACDPVMGNAKSGCFVAPAIPQLLRERVVPAADIITPNQFELGYLTGTEPKTLKETLAAVDVARAMGPSAVLVTSVEQPHRDSSTIEMLAVDERGAWIVETPLLPMKANGSGDVTAALFTAHYRSSRDASDALARTTSSVFDLLERTHLSCERELQLVEAQESYAHPRMQFSARQVR, from the coding sequence ATGAAGATTCTCTCGATTCAGTCCGCGGTCGCTTACGGCCACGTGGGAAACTCTGCGGCGGTGTTTCCCCTGCAGCGTATTGGTGTCGAGGTACTGCCCGTCTACACAGTAAATTTCTCGAACCACACCGGATACGGTTCCTGGCGGGGACCTCTCATTTCTCCTGATGACGTGCGCGAGGTCATCACCGGTATCGAAGAGCGCGGCGTGCTCTCCGAGATCGACGTTGTCTTGTCGGGTTATCAGGGTGGAGAGGGCATCGGCGAGGTCATCATCGACGCTGTGGCTCGGGTCAAAGCTGCCAACCCCACCGCGATCTACGCATGCGATCCCGTTATGGGAAATGCGAAATCGGGATGCTTCGTGGCCCCCGCTATTCCGCAGCTCCTTCGGGAGCGCGTCGTGCCCGCCGCGGACATCATCACTCCAAATCAATTCGAACTCGGCTATCTCACCGGAACGGAACCGAAAACTCTCAAGGAGACGCTGGCCGCCGTCGATGTCGCTCGCGCGATGGGACCGAGTGCGGTTTTGGTGACCAGCGTCGAGCAACCACACCGCGATTCCAGCACGATCGAAATGCTCGCGGTCGATGAGCGGGGCGCTTGGATCGTGGAAACTCCGCTTTTGCCGATGAAGGCGAATGGGTCCGGCGATGTAACGGCCGCGCTCTTCACGGCTCACTATCGTTCGTCGCGCGACGCCTCCGATGCGCTCGCGCGCACCACATCGAGCGTGTTCGACCTGCTGGAACGCACGCATCTGTCGTGTGAACGTGAGTTGCAGCTCGTTGAGGCGCAGGAGTCATATGCTCACCCGCGCATGCAGTTCTCTGCCCGACAAGTGCGCTGA
- a CDS encoding type II toxin-antitoxin system PemK/MazF family toxin — translation MAVFSKLSTALRNLLAPRRTNAPRQDKAHPRNAESVTREVDPSTIRDIQISYSPFADGRADAGEIVWTWVPYEEDDGRGKDRPVLVVARASANRVYAVKLTSRSHIGDRNYQPIGSGAWDSQRRPSWVDLDQMYSVHDDGLRREASALEPQRFADVAKSLQRRYGWGIDM, via the coding sequence ATGGCTGTCTTCTCAAAGCTCTCGACCGCTCTGCGCAACCTTTTGGCTCCGCGGCGCACGAATGCGCCGCGCCAAGACAAAGCTCATCCTCGCAACGCCGAGTCGGTCACTCGCGAAGTTGACCCTTCGACGATTCGGGATATACAAATCTCCTACTCACCATTTGCAGACGGACGAGCGGATGCCGGTGAAATTGTTTGGACGTGGGTTCCCTACGAGGAAGATGATGGCCGTGGCAAGGATCGCCCCGTACTCGTTGTTGCGAGAGCGAGCGCGAATCGCGTCTACGCGGTGAAACTCACAAGCCGTTCGCACATCGGCGATCGTAACTATCAGCCAATCGGATCGGGGGCGTGGGATTCACAACGTAGGCCGTCCTGGGTCGACCTCGACCAGATGTATAGCGTGCACGACGACGGGCTCAGACGTGAGGCATCCGCGCTAGAGCCCCAGCGTTTCGCTGACGTCGCAAAATCGCTACAGCGCCGCTACGGCTGGGGTATTGATATGTGA
- the pdxS gene encoding pyridoxal 5'-phosphate synthase lyase subunit PdxS has product MTDSTPQSEAQHGSRRVKRGLAEMLKGGVIMDVVTAEQAKIAEDAGAVAVMALERVPADIRAQGGVARMSDPDLIDEIIATVSIPVMAKARIGHFVEAQVLQQLGVDYIDESEVLSPADYVNHIDKWGYTVPFVCGATNLGEALRRINEGAAMIRSKGEAGTGDVSEATKHIRKITGEINTLRSMTKDELYVAAKDLQAPYELVAEIAETGKLPVVLFTAGGVATPADAAMMMQLGADGVFVGSGIFKSGNPAERAAAIVKATTFFDDPAVVTEASRGLGEAMVGINVSDLAAPHRLAERGW; this is encoded by the coding sequence ATGACGGACAGCACGCCTCAGAGTGAAGCACAGCACGGATCACGACGCGTTAAGCGCGGCCTCGCAGAGATGCTCAAGGGTGGCGTCATCATGGACGTCGTCACCGCAGAGCAAGCAAAGATCGCAGAGGATGCCGGAGCAGTCGCTGTCATGGCGCTCGAGCGCGTTCCCGCCGACATTCGTGCCCAGGGCGGCGTTGCACGCATGAGTGACCCCGACTTGATCGACGAGATCATCGCCACTGTGTCGATCCCGGTCATGGCCAAAGCACGCATCGGTCATTTCGTCGAGGCGCAGGTTTTGCAGCAACTCGGTGTCGACTACATCGATGAGTCAGAGGTGCTCTCGCCGGCTGACTACGTGAACCACATCGATAAATGGGGCTACACGGTTCCGTTCGTGTGCGGCGCGACCAATCTTGGCGAGGCCCTTCGTCGGATCAACGAGGGTGCCGCCATGATCCGGTCCAAGGGCGAGGCCGGGACCGGGGATGTGTCCGAAGCAACGAAACACATCCGAAAGATCACGGGCGAGATCAACACTCTCCGTTCGATGACAAAAGATGAGCTGTACGTCGCTGCCAAGGATCTGCAGGCTCCGTACGAGCTCGTCGCAGAAATTGCGGAGACCGGCAAACTTCCCGTTGTGCTCTTCACCGCCGGGGGAGTGGCGACACCCGCCGACGCCGCCATGATGATGCAGCTCGGTGCAGATGGCGTGTTCGTGGGTTCTGGAATCTTCAAGTCCGGAAATCCCGCGGAGCGCGCCGCCGCCATCGTGAAGGCGACAACCTTCTTCGATGACCCCGCAGTGGTGACCGAAGCCTCCCGCGGCCTCGGTGAAGCCATGGTCGGCATCAACGTCAGTGACCTGGCGGCGCCCCACCGCCTCGCTGAGCGTGGCTGGTAA
- a CDS encoding DUF1697 domain-containing protein, with amino-acid sequence MTLWVALLRGVNVGGVNVKSAELLEVFRGLGLTRLTAVLASGNMIFEEPTGTLTRQQLETRIEDALHTRFSYDAHVHTRTTAEIASALSEFPFDATDTSRQPYIVFCSDVDVVDSLLAGIGSPRSAAEAVSPGESVLYWWPVKGRSTDTPLAKVLTRTRYKPTTTTRNVRTVERILATMHKSAPST; translated from the coding sequence ATGACACTGTGGGTTGCGCTGTTGCGCGGCGTAAACGTCGGCGGCGTCAATGTGAAGAGCGCAGAGCTTCTGGAAGTATTCCGCGGACTCGGCCTCACCCGGCTCACAGCAGTCCTCGCGAGCGGAAACATGATTTTTGAAGAGCCCACTGGCACACTCACGCGGCAACAACTCGAGACGAGGATCGAAGACGCGCTTCACACCCGGTTCTCGTACGACGCTCACGTGCATACTCGAACAACCGCTGAGATCGCGAGTGCCCTGAGCGAGTTCCCGTTCGATGCGACCGACACGTCTCGACAGCCTTACATCGTCTTCTGCTCCGACGTAGATGTCGTGGATTCATTGCTGGCCGGTATTGGTTCCCCTCGAAGCGCAGCCGAGGCCGTTTCCCCCGGCGAAAGCGTGCTCTACTGGTGGCCTGTGAAAGGCCGCTCAACCGACACGCCGCTGGCGAAGGTGCTCACACGAACCCGTTACAAACCCACGACAACAACGCGGAATGTTCGTACCGTGGAGCGAATCCTCGCGACCATGCACAAGAGCGCGCCTTCGACCTGA